In Serratia sp. FDAARGOS_506, a genomic segment contains:
- the tgt gene encoding tRNA guanosine(34) transglycosylase Tgt, giving the protein MKYELQTTDGRARRGRLIFDRGVVETPAFMPVGTYGTVKGMTPEEVKETGAQILLGNTFHLWLRPGQEIMKLHGDLHDFMQWPGPILTDSGGFQVFSLGAMRKIKEEGVYFRNPINGDKVFLSPEKSMEIQYDLGSDIVMIFDECTPYPADWDYAKRSMEMSLRWAERSRKRFDELENKNALFGIIQGGVYEDLRDVSVKGLVDIGFDGYAVGGLAVGEPKEDMHRILEHVCPQIPEDKPRYLMGVGKPEDLVEGVRRGIDMFDCVMPTRNARNGHLFVTDGVVKIRNAKHKDDTSPLDKDCDCYTCRHYSRAYLHHLDRCNEILGARLNTIHNLRHYQRLMAGLRQAIEEGKLEQFVADFYGRIGKPIPPLNTQ; this is encoded by the coding sequence GTGAAGTACGAATTACAAACTACCGATGGCCGCGCGCGTCGCGGCCGCCTGATCTTCGACCGCGGCGTGGTGGAGACCCCGGCCTTTATGCCGGTTGGCACCTACGGTACGGTCAAGGGCATGACGCCGGAAGAAGTGAAAGAAACCGGCGCGCAGATCCTGCTGGGCAACACCTTCCACCTGTGGCTGCGCCCGGGCCAGGAGATCATGAAACTGCACGGCGATCTGCACGACTTCATGCAGTGGCCGGGCCCGATCCTCACCGACTCCGGCGGCTTCCAGGTGTTCAGCCTGGGAGCGATGCGCAAGATCAAAGAGGAAGGCGTGTACTTCCGCAACCCGATCAACGGCGACAAGGTCTTCCTGAGCCCGGAAAAATCGATGGAAATCCAGTATGACCTGGGTTCCGACATCGTGATGATCTTCGACGAATGTACGCCGTACCCGGCCGATTGGGACTACGCCAAGCGTTCGATGGAAATGTCGCTGCGCTGGGCGGAGCGCAGCCGCAAGCGTTTCGACGAGCTGGAAAATAAAAATGCGCTGTTCGGCATCATTCAGGGCGGCGTTTACGAAGATTTACGTGATGTTTCCGTCAAAGGGCTGGTGGATATCGGCTTTGACGGGTACGCTGTGGGCGGCTTGGCTGTAGGCGAGCCTAAAGAGGATATGCATCGCATTCTTGAACACGTTTGCCCGCAAATTCCGGAAGATAAGCCACGCTATTTGATGGGCGTCGGCAAGCCGGAAGATTTGGTGGAAGGCGTGCGCCGCGGCATCGACATGTTCGACTGCGTCATGCCGACCCGCAACGCCCGCAACGGCCATCTGTTCGTGACTGACGGTGTGGTAAAAATCCGTAATGCCAAGCACAAGGATGATACTTCTCCGCTGGATAAGGACTGTGATTGCTACACCTGTCGCCATTACAGCCGCGCCTACTTGCACCATCTCGACCGTTGCAACGAAATATTGGGTGCTCGACTGAACACGATTCATAACCTGCGTCACTACCAACGCCTGATGGCGGGTTTACGCCAGGCTATCGAAGAGGGTAAATTAGAGCAGTTTGTTGCGGATTTCTATGGTCGGATCGGCAAGCCGATTCCGCCTTTAAATACCCAATAG
- the yajC gene encoding preprotein translocase subunit YajC, with product MSFFISDAVASAGAPAQGSPYSLIIMLVVFGLIFYFMILRPQQKRAKDHKKLMDSIGKGDEVLTTGGLIGRVTKVADTGIIAIALNDTTEVMIKRDFVAAVLPKGTMKAL from the coding sequence ATGAGCTTTTTCATTTCTGACGCCGTCGCATCCGCAGGGGCTCCGGCTCAGGGAAGCCCGTACTCTCTGATCATTATGCTGGTGGTGTTCGGCCTGATCTTCTACTTCATGATCCTGCGCCCACAGCAGAAACGCGCTAAAGATCACAAGAAGCTGATGGACTCCATCGGTAAAGGCGACGAAGTGTTGACCACCGGCGGCCTGATCGGTCGCGTGACCAAAGTGGCCGACACCGGCATCATCGCCATCGCGCTGAACGACACCACGGAAGTGATGATCAAGCGTGACTTCGTGGCGGCCGTTCTGCCGAAAGGTACCATGAAGGCCCTGTAA
- the secD gene encoding protein translocase subunit SecD, producing MLNRYPLWKYLMLIVVILVGLLYALPNIYGEDPAVQITGARGVAASETTLDQVRTVLEKDNIASKSIALENGAILARFKDPDVQLRAREALVTELGDKFVVALNLAPATPTWLAMLGAEPMKLGLDLRGGVHFLMEVDMDTALSKLQEQTMDTLRSELREKGIPYASIRKLDNNGVEVRFRDDAARDQAISYIGPRQRDLVLSANGANTMKANLTDARLSEAREYAVQQNITILRNRVNQLGVAEPLVQRQGADRIVVELPGIQDTARAKEILGATATLEFRLVNTNADATAAANGRVPGDSEVKYTRDGQPIVLYKRVILTGDHITDSTSSTDEYNQPQVNISLDSAGGTSMSNFTKDNIGKPMATLFVEYKDSGKKDANGRAVLVKQEEVINVANIQSRLGNSFRITGIGNPNEARQLSLLLRAGALIAPIQIVEERTIGPTLGQQNITQGLEACLWGLVASIVFMVVWYRKFGVIATTALVANLVLIVGVMSLLPGATLTMPGIAGIVLTLAVAVDANVLINERIKEELKNGRSVQQAIHEGYKGAFSSIVDANITTLITAVILYAVGTGSIKGFAITTAIGVATSMFTAIVGTRAIVNLLYGGKRINKLSI from the coding sequence GTGCTAAACCGTTATCCTTTGTGGAAGTATCTGATGTTGATCGTCGTGATCCTCGTCGGTCTGCTTTATGCGCTTCCCAACATCTACGGTGAGGATCCGGCCGTACAAATCACTGGCGCGCGCGGCGTCGCCGCCAGTGAAACTACGCTGGACCAGGTCCGTACCGTATTAGAAAAAGACAACATCGCGAGCAAGTCGATTGCGCTGGAAAATGGCGCCATCCTGGCTCGCTTTAAAGATCCTGACGTTCAGCTGCGCGCCCGCGAAGCGCTGGTGACCGAGCTGGGTGACAAATTCGTCGTGGCGCTGAACCTGGCGCCGGCCACGCCGACCTGGCTGGCCATGCTGGGCGCGGAGCCGATGAAGCTCGGCCTGGACCTGCGCGGCGGTGTGCACTTCCTGATGGAAGTGGACATGGACACCGCGCTGAGCAAGCTGCAGGAACAGACCATGGATACCCTGCGCAGCGAGCTGCGTGAGAAGGGCATTCCTTACGCGTCTATCCGCAAGCTGGACAACAACGGCGTGGAAGTGCGTTTCCGCGACGATGCGGCCCGCGACCAGGCGATCAGCTACATCGGCCCGCGTCAGCGCGATCTGGTGCTGTCCGCCAACGGCGCCAACACCATGAAAGCCAACCTGACGGACGCCCGTCTGAGCGAAGCGCGCGAATACGCCGTACAGCAGAACATCACTATCCTGCGTAACCGCGTCAACCAGCTCGGCGTCGCCGAACCGCTGGTGCAGCGCCAGGGCGCCGATCGCATCGTGGTCGAGCTGCCGGGCATTCAGGACACCGCGCGCGCCAAAGAAATTCTGGGCGCCACCGCGACCCTGGAGTTCCGTTTGGTGAACACCAATGCGGACGCCACTGCGGCGGCCAACGGCCGCGTGCCGGGCGACTCCGAGGTGAAATACACCCGTGACGGCCAGCCGATCGTGCTGTACAAGCGCGTGATCCTGACCGGTGACCACATCACCGACTCCACCTCGAGCACCGACGAATACAACCAGCCGCAGGTTAACATCTCGCTGGACAGCGCCGGCGGCACGTCCATGTCCAACTTCACCAAGGACAACATCGGCAAGCCGATGGCGACCCTGTTCGTGGAGTATAAGGACAGCGGCAAGAAAGACGCCAACGGTCGTGCGGTGCTGGTGAAACAGGAAGAAGTGATCAACGTGGCGAACATTCAGTCGCGTCTGGGCAACAGCTTCCGTATCACCGGTATCGGCAACCCGAACGAAGCGCGTCAGCTGTCGCTGCTGCTGCGTGCCGGTGCGCTGATCGCGCCGATTCAGATTGTCGAAGAGCGCACCATCGGTCCAACCCTGGGTCAGCAGAACATCACCCAAGGCCTGGAAGCCTGTCTGTGGGGCTTGGTGGCGTCCATCGTCTTCATGGTGGTCTGGTACCGTAAGTTCGGCGTGATCGCCACCACGGCGCTGGTCGCCAACCTGGTGCTGATCGTCGGCGTGATGTCCCTGTTGCCGGGGGCGACGCTGACCATGCCGGGCATCGCCGGGATCGTGTTGACGCTGGCGGTGGCGGTCGACGCCAACGTACTGATTAACGAACGTATCAAGGAAGAGCTGAAGAACGGCAGGTCCGTTCAGCAGGCGATCCATGAGGGCTATAAAGGCGCGTTCTCCAGTATCGTCGACGCCAACATCACCACGCTGATCACCGCGGTCATCCTGTACGCAGTGGGCACCGGTTCGATCAAAGGCTTTGCGATCACCACCGCTATCGGTGTGGCGACGTCCATGTTCACCGCGATTGTCGGTACCCGTGCCATCGTCAACCTGCTTTACGGCGGCAAACGCATTAACAAGCTGTCTATCTGA
- the secF gene encoding protein translocase subunit SecF, whose translation MAQDYTVEQLNYGRKVYDFMRWDYVAFGISLVLLVASIATMSVRGFNWGLDFTGGTVIEINLEKPANLDLMRDTLEKAGFQDPIIQNFGSSRDVMVRMPPATGTAGQELGNKVIGVINDSVDKNATVKRIEFVGPSVGSELAQTGGMALLVALICILIYVGFRFEWRLALGAVIALAHDVIITLGVLSLFHIEIDLTIVASLMSVIGYSLNDSIVVSDRIRENFRKIRRGTPYEIMNVSLTQTLSRTLMTSGTTLMVVLMLYIFGGAMLQGFSLAMLIGVSIGTVSSIYVASALALKLGMKREHMLQQKVEKEGADQPSILP comes from the coding sequence GTGGCACAGGATTATACTGTTGAGCAACTCAACTACGGCCGTAAAGTCTATGACTTTATGCGCTGGGACTACGTGGCCTTCGGCATCTCGTTGGTGCTGTTGGTCGCGTCGATCGCCACCATGTCGGTGCGCGGGTTTAACTGGGGTCTGGATTTCACCGGCGGTACGGTGATTGAAATCAACCTGGAGAAACCGGCTAACCTCGACCTGATGCGCGATACGCTGGAGAAGGCCGGGTTCCAGGATCCGATCATCCAGAACTTCGGCAGCAGCCGCGACGTGATGGTGCGTATGCCACCGGCGACCGGCACCGCAGGCCAGGAACTGGGCAACAAGGTGATCGGCGTGATCAACGACTCGGTGGATAAAAACGCCACCGTGAAGCGTATCGAGTTCGTCGGCCCGAGCGTGGGCAGCGAACTGGCGCAAACCGGCGGCATGGCGCTGCTGGTCGCGTTGATCTGTATCCTGATCTACGTCGGTTTTCGCTTCGAATGGCGTCTGGCGTTGGGGGCGGTTATCGCGTTGGCGCACGACGTGATCATCACGCTGGGCGTGCTGTCGCTGTTCCACATCGAGATTGACCTGACCATTGTCGCGTCTCTGATGTCGGTTATCGGCTACTCGCTGAACGACAGCATCGTGGTTTCCGACCGTATTCGTGAGAACTTCCGCAAGATCCGCCGCGGCACGCCTTATGAGATCATGAACGTGTCGTTGACCCAGACGCTGAGCCGTACGCTGATGACCTCCGGGACCACCCTGATGGTGGTGCTGATGCTGTACATCTTCGGTGGCGCGATGCTGCAAGGCTTCTCGCTGGCGATGCTGATCGGCGTGTCTATCGGTACCGTCTCCTCCATCTACGTCGCGTCCGCGCTGGCGTTGAAACTGGGGATGAAACGCGAACACATGCTGCAGCAAAAAGTGGAAAAAGAGGGCGCAGATCAGCCTTCGATTCTGCCTTAA
- a CDS encoding DUF3251 domain-containing protein: MTTCYPKIALLTAAMLLAGCAHNAAVPQLRHQVAALNQKVSVLTDQTTALERQNLLNQHSDNGVYLLPAARSAARLQSSIGELSVSLSHIKSEANGTQAQLHVRILSQATLPPFNAVVEWGPLDEATGRPLTAEALSQPIASADSLLPKPGQDFELRFSGLTPEQLGYIRLHSLVSTAQPAVVQQH; this comes from the coding sequence ATGACAACCTGTTACCCCAAAATCGCCCTGCTCACCGCCGCCATGTTACTGGCAGGCTGCGCGCACAACGCCGCCGTGCCTCAGCTGCGCCATCAGGTCGCCGCGCTGAACCAGAAAGTGAGCGTGCTGACCGACCAAACCACCGCGCTGGAGCGGCAGAATCTGCTCAATCAGCATTCCGACAACGGCGTCTACCTGCTGCCGGCGGCCCGGAGCGCTGCCCGTTTGCAGAGCAGCATCGGCGAGCTGAGCGTTTCACTAAGCCACATCAAGAGCGAAGCCAACGGCACGCAGGCGCAGCTGCATGTGCGCATCCTCTCGCAGGCCACGCTGCCGCCGTTCAACGCGGTGGTGGAATGGGGCCCACTGGATGAAGCCACCGGCCGGCCGTTGACCGCCGAGGCGCTGTCGCAACCGATCGCCAGCGCCGACTCGCTGCTGCCGAAACCCGGCCAGGACTTCGAGTTGCGTTTCAGCGGCTTGACGCCGGAACAGCTGGGCTATATCCGTCTGCACAGTCTGGTTTCGACCGCTCAACCGGCGGTGGTGCAGCAACATTAA
- the nrdR gene encoding transcriptional regulator NrdR gives MHCPFCAAVDTKVIDSRLVGDGSQVRRRRQCLVCNERFTTFEVAELVMPRVIKSDEVREPFNEDKLRRGMLKALEKRPVSSDDVENALNHIKSQLRATGEREVPTKLVGNLVMDALKKLDKVAYIRFASVYRSFEDVREFGEEIARLQD, from the coding sequence ATGCATTGCCCTTTCTGCGCCGCCGTTGATACCAAAGTCATTGATTCCCGCCTGGTGGGGGACGGTTCGCAAGTGCGCCGCCGCCGTCAGTGTTTGGTGTGCAATGAACGCTTCACCACCTTCGAGGTGGCCGAGCTGGTGATGCCGCGAGTGATTAAAAGCGATGAGGTGCGCGAGCCGTTCAACGAAGACAAACTGCGCCGCGGTATGCTGAAAGCGCTGGAAAAGCGCCCGGTAAGTTCGGACGACGTGGAAAACGCCCTTAACCATATCAAATCCCAACTGCGTGCTACCGGCGAACGCGAAGTGCCGACCAAGCTGGTGGGCAATCTGGTGATGGACGCGCTGAAAAAGCTGGATAAGGTCGCCTACATTCGCTTCGCGTCGGTATACCGCAGCTTCGAAGACGTGCGCGAGTTCGGCGAAGAGATCGCCCGCCTGCAAGACTAA
- the ribD gene encoding bifunctional diaminohydroxyphosphoribosylaminopyrimidine deaminase/5-amino-6-(5-phosphoribosylamino)uracil reductase RibD: MHHDEFYMARAFELARLGRFTTAPNPNVGCVIVRDGEIVGEGYHLRAGEPHAEVHALRMAGDKARGATAYVTLEPCSHHGRTPPCADALVAAGVTRVVAAMQDPNPQVAGRGLYKLQQAGVEVRHGLMLAEAEAVNLGFLKRMRTGFPYVQLKLGASLDGRTAMASGESQWITSPEARQDVQRLRAQSAAILSTSATVLADDPSLTVRWDELDAETQRLYPRDNLRQPLRILLDSQNRITPQHRVVQQPGATWLARLQADEQAWPQDVEQFICPAHGGGVDLVVMMMLLAKRQVNSIWVEAGATLAGALLQAGLVDELILYIAPKLLGDNGRGLCHLPGLERLADAPEFVFSDVRQVGPDLRLRLRAKH; this comes from the coding sequence ATGCATCACGACGAATTTTACATGGCGCGCGCCTTCGAACTGGCGCGGCTGGGGCGTTTCACCACCGCGCCCAATCCAAACGTCGGCTGCGTTATCGTGCGCGACGGCGAAATTGTCGGTGAAGGCTATCATCTGCGCGCCGGCGAGCCGCACGCGGAAGTGCATGCGTTGCGCATGGCGGGCGACAAGGCGCGCGGCGCCACCGCCTATGTCACGCTTGAACCCTGCAGCCATCACGGCCGTACGCCGCCCTGCGCCGATGCGCTGGTGGCCGCCGGCGTCACGCGGGTGGTCGCGGCGATGCAAGATCCCAATCCTCAGGTGGCGGGGCGCGGCTTGTACAAGCTGCAGCAAGCCGGCGTCGAAGTACGTCATGGCCTGATGCTGGCCGAGGCCGAAGCGGTCAACCTGGGCTTCCTCAAGCGTATGCGCACCGGTTTCCCTTACGTGCAGCTGAAGCTGGGCGCGTCGCTGGACGGCCGCACGGCGATGGCCTCCGGCGAAAGCCAGTGGATCACCTCACCCGAAGCGCGTCAGGACGTGCAGCGCCTGCGCGCGCAGAGCGCCGCCATTCTCAGCACCAGTGCCACCGTGCTGGCGGACGATCCGTCGCTGACGGTGCGTTGGGATGAATTGGACGCCGAGACGCAGCGCCTCTATCCGCGCGACAATCTGCGCCAGCCGCTGCGCATCCTGCTCGACAGCCAAAACCGCATTACCCCGCAGCACCGCGTGGTGCAGCAGCCGGGTGCCACTTGGCTGGCGCGCCTGCAGGCGGATGAACAGGCCTGGCCGCAAGACGTTGAGCAGTTTATCTGCCCGGCGCACGGCGGCGGCGTCGATCTGGTGGTGATGATGATGTTGTTGGCCAAGCGCCAGGTGAATTCAATCTGGGTGGAGGCGGGTGCCACGCTGGCCGGCGCTCTGCTGCAGGCCGGCCTGGTGGATGAGCTCATTTTGTACATCGCGCCGAAACTGTTGGGCGATAATGGCCGTGGCCTGTGTCATCTGCCGGGCCTGGAGCGGTTGGCCGACGCGCCGGAATTTGTCTTTAGCGATGTGCGTCAGGTCGGCCCCGATCTGCGTTTGCGCCTGCGGGCGAAACACTGA
- the ribE gene encoding 6,7-dimethyl-8-ribityllumazine synthase, producing the protein MKVIEGVVATPNARVAIAIARFNNFINDSLLEGAIDALKRIGQVADDNITVVWVPGAYELPLTASVLAKTGKYDAVIALGTVIRGGTAHFEYVAGEASSGIGNVAMNAEIPVAFGVLTTESIEQAIERAGTKAGNKGAEAALTALEMINVIKAIKA; encoded by the coding sequence ATGAAAGTTATCGAAGGTGTTGTTGCTACTCCAAATGCCCGTGTGGCGATCGCAATTGCACGTTTTAACAATTTCATCAACGACAGCCTGCTGGAAGGCGCCATCGACGCGCTGAAACGCATTGGTCAGGTTGCTGACGACAACATCACCGTTGTCTGGGTCCCGGGCGCTTACGAGCTGCCGCTGACGGCGAGCGTATTGGCCAAAACCGGCAAATACGACGCGGTTATCGCGCTGGGCACCGTTATCCGTGGGGGCACCGCGCACTTTGAATATGTGGCGGGCGAAGCCAGCTCCGGTATCGGCAACGTTGCAATGAATGCCGAAATCCCGGTTGCTTTTGGCGTGCTGACCACCGAAAGCATCGAGCAGGCGATCGAACGCGCCGGCACCAAAGCGGGTAACAAGGGCGCTGAAGCCGCGCTGACCGCACTTGAAATGATTAATGTTATCAAAGCTATTAAAGCCTGA
- the nusB gene encoding transcription antitermination factor NusB: MKPAARRRARECAVQALYSWQLSKNDLADVEHQFLTEQDVKDVDVAYFRELLSGAAVNAGMLDELMAPYLSRQLEELGQVERAVLRVALFELKMREDVPYKVAINEAIELAKTFGAEDSHKFVNGVLDKVAPTLRKKK, encoded by the coding sequence GTGAAACCTGCTGCTCGTCGCCGCGCTCGTGAGTGCGCTGTTCAAGCGCTTTACTCTTGGCAGTTGTCTAAAAACGACCTTGCCGATGTTGAACACCAGTTCCTGACGGAGCAGGATGTCAAAGATGTTGACGTCGCCTATTTTCGCGAGTTGCTGTCCGGCGCGGCAGTGAATGCAGGTATGCTGGACGAACTGATGGCGCCTTACCTGTCGCGTCAGCTCGAAGAGCTGGGCCAGGTGGAGCGCGCAGTGCTGCGCGTCGCGTTGTTTGAACTGAAAATGCGCGAGGATGTCCCTTATAAGGTGGCTATCAACGAAGCGATCGAACTGGCGAAAACCTTCGGTGCGGAAGACAGCCACAAGTTTGTGAACGGGGTGCTGGATAAAGTGGCGCCAACCCTTCGCAAGAAAAAGTAA
- the thiL gene encoding thiamine-phosphate kinase — MACGEFDLIARYFDRFKRVRRDVQLGIGDDCALLAVPEKQLVAVSTDTLVAGVHFLPDIDPADLGYKALAVNLSDLAAMGADPAWLSLALTLPEVNEPWLKAFSDSLFDQLNYYGMQLIGGDTTRGPLSMTLTIQGLIPAGRALTRSGARIGDWIYVTGTLGDSAAGLAILQDRLAVTETAARDYLVARHLRPQPRVLQGQALRDLASSAIDISDGLISDLKHILKASECGARIVLDELPMSQALSSHADAEQALRWALAGGEDYELCFTVPEINRGALEVALSHLGADYTCIGQIGPLSEGIRYYRNDEAVELDWVGFDHFNAEPGTHG; from the coding sequence ATGGCATGCGGCGAATTTGACCTCATTGCCCGCTATTTTGACCGGTTTAAGCGCGTGCGCCGGGATGTACAGTTGGGCATTGGAGATGACTGCGCACTGCTGGCAGTGCCGGAAAAACAGCTGGTGGCCGTCAGTACCGATACGCTGGTGGCGGGCGTGCACTTCCTGCCGGACATCGATCCGGCCGATCTCGGCTATAAGGCGCTGGCGGTCAATCTGAGCGATCTGGCGGCGATGGGGGCCGATCCGGCCTGGCTCTCGCTGGCGCTGACTCTGCCGGAGGTGAACGAACCCTGGCTGAAGGCCTTCAGCGACAGCCTGTTCGATCAGCTCAACTATTACGGCATGCAGCTGATCGGCGGCGATACCACACGCGGCCCGCTGAGCATGACGTTGACCATTCAGGGGCTGATCCCGGCCGGCCGGGCGTTGACCCGCAGCGGCGCGCGCATCGGCGACTGGATCTATGTGACAGGCACGCTGGGCGACAGCGCCGCCGGTCTGGCGATCCTGCAGGATCGTCTGGCGGTGACGGAGACGGCGGCGCGCGATTATCTGGTCGCTCGCCATCTGAGGCCGCAGCCGCGGGTGCTGCAGGGGCAGGCGCTGCGCGATCTCGCCAGCTCGGCGATCGACATCTCCGATGGCCTGATCTCCGATTTGAAGCACATCCTGAAGGCCAGCGAATGCGGCGCGCGCATTGTGCTGGACGAGTTGCCGATGTCGCAGGCGCTGAGCAGTCACGCCGACGCCGAGCAGGCACTGCGTTGGGCGCTGGCGGGTGGCGAGGATTACGAGTTGTGCTTTACCGTGCCGGAGATCAACCGCGGCGCGTTGGAAGTGGCGCTGAGCCACCTCGGGGCCGACTACACCTGCATCGGCCAAATTGGCCCGCTGTCTGAAGGCATCCGCTATTATCGCAACGACGAAGCGGTAGAGCTGGACTGGGTCGGGTTCGATCATTTCAACGCGGAGCCGGGCACCCATGGATGA
- the pgpA gene encoding phosphatidylglycerophosphatase A, protein MDEAKRRLRMSNPWHLLATGFGSGLSPVMPGTMGSLAAIPFWLLLIQLPWQLYSLAVMFSICIGVYICHRTAKDMKVHDHGSIVWDEFVGMWITLMALPVNDWRWVAAGFVIFRILDMWKPWPIRWFDRNVHGGMGIMVDDIIAGVLSAGIIYLIGHHWPIGLF, encoded by the coding sequence ATGGATGAAGCCAAGCGTCGGCTGCGGATGAGCAATCCGTGGCACCTGCTGGCCACCGGGTTTGGCAGCGGTTTGTCACCGGTGATGCCGGGCACCATGGGATCGCTGGCGGCGATCCCGTTCTGGCTGCTGCTGATCCAGCTGCCGTGGCAGCTCTACTCACTGGCGGTGATGTTCAGCATCTGTATCGGCGTCTATATTTGCCACCGTACGGCAAAAGACATGAAGGTGCACGATCACGGCAGCATCGTCTGGGACGAGTTCGTCGGCATGTGGATCACGCTGATGGCGCTACCGGTCAACGACTGGCGCTGGGTCGCTGCCGGTTTCGTCATCTTCCGCATTCTGGATATGTGGAAACCGTGGCCGATCCGCTGGTTCGACCGCAACGTGCATGGCGGCATGGGCATCATGGTCGACGATATCATCGCCGGGGTGCTGTCTGCCGGCATCATCTACCTGATTGGGCACCACTGGCCGATCGGACTGTTCTGA
- a CDS encoding aldo/keto reductase, with protein sequence MKYLKLGNTDLNVSRICLGCMTYGEPNRGNHAWTLPEESSRPLLKQALEAGINFFDTANSYSDGSSEEILGRALRDYARREDVVIATKVYFPLSNLERGLSRAKIMQSIDDSLRRLGTDYVDLLQIHRWDYETPLEETLEALHDVVKAGKARYIGASSMYAWQFAKALYTADLHGWTRFVSMQDQYNLIQREEEREMHPLCAAEGIAVLPWSPLARGRLTRPWGETTARLVSDQFGKSLYEETEGIDAIIAERVASLADERGVSRAQIALAWLLNKPAVSAPIVGASRSEQLDDAIAAVDLSLSPQEIAELETAYVPHRVTGFE encoded by the coding sequence ATGAAGTACCTGAAATTGGGCAACACCGATCTGAACGTCTCGCGTATCTGTCTGGGTTGCATGACCTACGGTGAACCGAACCGCGGCAATCACGCCTGGACGCTGCCGGAAGAGAGCAGCCGCCCGCTGCTAAAACAGGCGCTGGAAGCCGGCATCAACTTTTTCGACACCGCCAACAGCTATTCCGACGGCAGCAGCGAGGAAATCCTCGGCCGGGCGCTGCGCGATTATGCGCGTCGCGAAGATGTGGTGATCGCCACCAAGGTGTATTTCCCTCTGAGCAACCTGGAGCGCGGTTTGTCGCGTGCCAAGATCATGCAGTCCATCGACGACAGCCTGCGGCGTTTGGGCACCGACTATGTCGATTTGCTGCAGATCCATCGCTGGGATTACGAAACGCCGCTCGAAGAGACGCTGGAAGCGCTGCACGACGTGGTGAAAGCCGGTAAGGCGCGTTACATCGGCGCCTCCTCGATGTACGCCTGGCAGTTCGCCAAGGCGCTGTATACCGCCGATCTGCACGGCTGGACACGCTTCGTCAGCATGCAGGATCAATACAACCTGATTCAGCGTGAAGAAGAGCGCGAAATGCACCCGCTATGCGCCGCCGAAGGCATCGCCGTGCTGCCGTGGAGCCCGCTGGCGCGCGGCCGTCTGACCCGCCCCTGGGGCGAAACCACCGCGCGGCTGGTTTCCGACCAGTTCGGCAAGAGCCTCTATGAGGAAACTGAAGGCATCGACGCCATTATCGCCGAGCGCGTCGCCAGCCTTGCTGACGAACGCGGCGTTTCACGCGCGCAGATCGCGCTGGCCTGGCTGCTGAACAAACCGGCGGTCAGCGCGCCGATCGTCGGTGCTTCACGCAGCGAGCAGTTGGATGACGCCATCGCCGCGGTCGATTTGAGTTTGTCGCCGCAAGAGATAGCGGAACTGGAGACGGCTTACGTGCCGCATCGGGTGACGGGATTTGAATAA